The Benincasa hispida cultivar B227 chromosome 9, ASM972705v1, whole genome shotgun sequence genome has a segment encoding these proteins:
- the LOC120087346 gene encoding protein TAB2 homolog, chloroplastic — MATLSFNPTRIRTLGGLHFSKSKPSSSPFSQSIKTVNRFSASGRINQQPLRRFRSNSVSESSVSAPEEVELNEDEDDPTLELAYLDAATDPESITEWELDFCSRPILDIRGKKVWELVACDNSLSLQYTKYFPNNVINSITLRDAISSITEELGVPLPEKIRFFRSQMQTIITKACTELGIKPIPSKRCLSLLLWLEERYETVYTRHPGFQKGSKPLLALDNPFPMELPENLFGEKWAFVQLPFSAVQEEVSNLKETFMFGSSLDLDLLGIEIDEKTMIPGLSVATSRAQPLAAWMNGMEVYSVEADTSRACLILSVGIATRYVYATYKKTPVTTAEAEAWEAAKKACGGLHFLAIQDDLDSEDCVGFWLLLDLPPPPV; from the exons ATGGCGACCTTAAGCTTCAACCCCACCAGAATAAGAACCCTAGGTGGGCTTCATTTTAGCAAGTCCAAACCTAGTTCGTCGCCGTTTTCACAGTCGATCAAAACCGTAAACAGATTCTCAGCCAGTGGACGTATCAATCAGCAACCACTACGTCGTTTTCGATCAAATTCTGTATCGGAAAGCTCGGTTTCGGCGCCGGAAGAAGTGGAATTGAACGAGGATGAGGATGACCCGACCTTGGAGTTGGCCTATTTGGATGCGGCAACCGATCCGGAGAGCATTACGGAGTGGGAGCTGGATTTCTGCTCCAGACCTATTTTGGATATCAGAGGGAAGAAGGTGTGGGAGCTTGTAGCATGTGATAATTCGCTCTCTCTTCAATACACGAAGTATTTTCCTAACAATGTTATTAATAGCATTACTTTGAGAGACGCGATTTCCTCGATTACTGAAGAGTTGGGAGTACCATTACCAGAGAAAATCCGTTTCTTCAG GTCACAGATGCAGACAATCATTACCAAAGCATGTACCGAGCTTGGCATAAAGCCCATTCCTAGTAAAAGG TGTCTTTCCCTGCTTTTGTGGCTGGAAGAGCGCTACGAGACCGTTTATACGCGTCATCCTGGTTTTCAGAAAGGATCTAAACCCCTCCTTGCATTAGATAATCCATTTCCAATGGAACTTCCAGAGAATCTTTTCGGAGAGAAGTGGGCATTTGTTCAATTGCCCTTTTCAG CTGTTCAAGAGGAGGTCTCAAACTTAAAGGAAACTTTCATGTTTGGTTCCAGTCTTGATCTGGATTTACTGGGGATTGAAATTGATGAGAAGACAATGATCCCAGGGTTGTCTGTTGCAACTTCACGAGCTCAACCATTGGCAG CGTGGATGAATGGAATGGAAGTATATTCAGTCGAAGCCGATACATCTCGTGCTTGTTTGATTCTATCTGTCGGGATCGCAACTCGATATGTCTATGCTACCTATAAGAAAACTCCAGTGACAACTGCTGAGGCCGAAGCTTGGGAAGCAGCCAAAAAGGCTTGTGGAGGCTTGCATTTTCTTGCCATACAAGACGACTTGGATTCAGAGGACTGTGTTGGATTCTGGCTTCTACTAGACTTGCCGCCGCCGCCAGTATAA
- the LOC120085718 gene encoding uncharacterized protein LOC120085718, protein MAFHVACPITCRRICFCSLGFAPGLQNGRAKNEFLDGVLKVEEFLKDPWGIRVRDGKGTTVQVWVPKVAPPPPPVQPVGVVGEALGGADGVDEMAAAMSAQTKRIALQRKAAAAMIAAEDYARRFESGNLVDASGNVVGEEQGQSNVNVMCRICFFGENESSERARKMLSCKTCGKKYHRSCLKSWAQHRDLFHWSSWTCPSCRACEVCRRTGDPNKFMFCKRCDGAYHCYCQHPPHKNVSSGPYLCPKHTRCHSCGSNVPGNGQSVRWFLGYTFCDACGRLFVKGNYCPVCLKVYRDSESTPMVCCDICQRWVHCHCDSISDEKYLQFQIDGNLQYKCTACRGECYQVKNLEDAVQEIWRRRDEADRDLIVNLRAAAGLPTQDEIFSISPYSDDEENGPAVVKNEFGRSLKLSLKGLADKVPKKSKDYGKKSSNKKYAKEKGAPLANRSELDQSFEGRNDVQQSGFGEGNEKNGGLQPQNNNEGLDTYSSPVAGSLSHNEGMCSINQPGVLKHKFVDEVMVSDEEKTSKVVQIKASKAQGLDTGEDSGKYASKSKTAKGKKLVINLGARKINVATSPKSDASSCLREQDLVASNGEKVNNSSQSAGLKAGETEKSFPSFGKVRIGSSDTNSAFGRGNTASGSEVGPPDGPRVFSRKRNMEGSTPAVGSFSDISTIKEEKVPSGKQLESRSHIRNDGHGDNGQTPLPQSLPRDSKPLLKFKFKKPPLENQISCHEEEKSLVKGQRSKRKRPSPLMEKISFNEVEDLKRSHQDNLLDEIMDANWILKKLGKDAIGKRVEVQHPSDKSWQKGVVCDMIDGTSTLSVTLDDGREKTLELGKQGIRLVPLKQKRSKS, encoded by the exons ATGGCATTTCACGTAGCTTGTCCAATTACATG TCGAAGGATTTGCTTCTGTTCGCTAGGATTTGCTCCAGGTTTGCAGAATGGGAGAGCTAAGAATGAGTTTCTTGATGGGGTGCTTAAGGTGGAGGAGTTTCTCAAGGATCCTTGGGGAATTAGGGTTAGAGATGGAAAGGGAACGACAGTTCAGGTGTGGGTTCCGAAGGTTGCGCCGCCGCCTCCACCAGTGCAGCCTGTTGGGGTTGTTGGTGAGGCGTTGGGTGGAGCTGATGGGGTCGATGAGATGGCGGCGGCTATGTCGGCTCAGACAAAGCGTATTGCTCTTCAACGTAAGGCTGCTGCTGCTATGATTGCTGCTGAGGACTATGCCAGGCGGTTTGAGTCTGGGAATTTAGTG GATGCCTCCGGTAATGTTGTAGGGGAAGAGCAGGGGCAATCCAATGTGAATGTAATGTGCAGAATATGTTTTTTTGGTGAAAACGAATCTAGCGAGAGAGCAAGGAAGATGCTTTCATGCAAAACTTGTGGGAAAAAATACCATCGCAGCTGCTTGAAATCCTGGGCTCAACACAGGG ATCTATTTCACTGGAGTTCTTGGACTTGCCCTTCCTGCAGAGCATGCGAG GTATGCAGAAGAACTGGCGATCCTAATAAATTTATGTTCTGCAAAAGATGTGATGGTGCATATCATTGCTACTGTCAGCATCCTCCTCACAAG AATGTAAGTTCTGGACCCTATTTGTGTCCGAAGCATACAAGGTGTCACAGCTGTGGGTCTAATGTTCCAGGAAATGGTCAAAGTGTGAG GTGGTTTCTGGGATATACATTTTGTGATGCATGTGGTAGATTATTTGTAAAGGGGAACTATTGCCCTGTGTGTTTGAAG GTTTATAGAGATTCAGAATCTACTCCGATGGTTTGCTGTGACATTTGCCAGCGTTGGGTACACTGCCATTGTGATAGTATCAG TGATGAAAAATACCTACAGTTTCAAATAGATGGGAATCTCCAATACAAATGCACTGCATGTCGTGGAGAATGTTATCAG gtaaaaaaTCTTGAGGATGCTGTTCAagagatttggagaagaagggATGAAGCTGACCGTGATCTAATTGTTAACTTGAGGGCTGCTGCTGGATTACCCACACAAGATGAAATATTTTCCATTTCACCTTACTCAGACGACGAAGAAAATGGTCCTGCGGTTGTTAAGAATGAGTTTGGACGTTCATTAAAACTCTCTCTGAAGGGGTTAGCTGACAAAGTGCCCAAGAAGAGTAAGGATTATGGGAAAAAATCATCGAATAAGAAGTATGCAAAAGAAAAAGGAGCTCCTTTAGCCAATCGATCTGAACTAGATCAGAGTTTCGAAGGGCGAAATGATGTTCAACAATCTGGTTTTGGTGAAGGCAATGAGAAGAATGGTGGTTTGCAACcccaaaataataatgaaggaCTGGACACATATTCATCTCCCGTTGCTGGGAGTCTCAGCCACAATGAGGGGATGTGCTCTATTAATCAACCAGGGGTCTTGAAACACAAATTCGTGGATGAGGTAATGGTAAGTGATGAAGAGAAGACctcaaaagttgttcaaatcAAGGCCAGCAAGGCTCAGGGTTTGGATACTGGAGAAGATTCAGGAAAATATGCCAGTAAGTCAAAGACAGCTAAAGGAAAGAAGCTAGTAATAAATCTAGGTGCACGTAAAATTAATGTTGCTACTTCCCCAAAGTCTGATGCTTCAAGTTGCCTAAGAGAACAAGATTTGGTTGCCTCTAATG GAGAAAAGGTGAATAACTCCAGCCAATCAGCAGGACTGAAGGCTGGGGAAACAGAGAAGAGCTTTCCTAGCTTTGGAAAAGTTAGAATTGGATCATCTGACACAAATTCTGCATTTGGCAGAGGAAATACTGCTAGTGGATCTGAAGTTGGTCCTCCAGACGGCCCTCGCGTATTTTCTCGTAAAAGAAACATGGAAGGAAGCACGCCTGCAGTTGGTTCCTTCAGTGACATTTCTACGATAAAAGAAGAGAAGGTACCTTCAGGAAAACAACTTGAAAGTCGATCCCATATACGCAATGATGGACATGGTGATAATGGACAGACACCTTTACCACAGTCTTTGCCTAGAGACTCAAAACCTTTGTTGAAGTTCAAATTTAAGAAACCTCCCcttgaaaatcaaatttcttgTCACGAGGAAGAAAAAAGTCTCGTCAAAGGCCAGCGGTCAAAAAGGAAAAGACCATCGCCcttaatggagaaaatatcCTTCAATGAAGTTGAAGACTTGAAACGGTCTCATCAAGATAATTTGTTGGATGAGATCATGGATGCTAATTGGATTCTCAAAAAATTGGGTAAAGATGCAATAGGGAAGAGGGTTGAAGTCCAACACCCATCAGACAAATCgtg GCAGAAAGGAGTTGTTTGTGACATGATCGATGGTACATCAACATTATCAGTCACCCTCGACGATGGTAGGGAAAAAACATTGGAACTTGGCAAGCAAGGAATTCGCCTCGTTCCTCTTAAGCAAAAGAGATCGAAATCATGA